A region of Mammaliicoccus sp. Dog046 DNA encodes the following proteins:
- the hemB gene encoding porphobilinogen synthase, with translation MKFDRHRRLRSSEVMRNMVKETYVHKSDLIYPIFVIEEDNIKNEISSMPGIYQLSLNLLEQELQEAYDLGVRGVMFFGIPKEKDACGTGAFIDDGIIQQATRLSKSKFPDLLVVADTCLCEYTDHGHCGVIDEHTHDVDNDQSLELLVKTAVSQANAGADIIAPSNMMDGFVAEIRNGLDLAGFKNIPIMSYGIKYASSFYGPFREAADGAPSFGDRKTYQMDPSNRLEAFRELESDIKEGCDMMIVKPALSYLDIIRDVRNRTDMPVVAYNVSGEYSMTKAAALNGWIDEEKIVMEQMTSMKRAGADMIITYFAKDICKYLDKGAN, from the coding sequence ATGAAATTTGATAGACATAGAAGATTAAGATCTTCAGAAGTAATGAGAAATATGGTGAAAGAAACGTACGTTCACAAATCAGATTTAATTTATCCAATCTTTGTGATTGAAGAAGATAATATAAAAAATGAAATATCATCTATGCCGGGTATATATCAATTAAGCTTGAATTTATTAGAACAAGAGCTTCAAGAAGCATATGATTTAGGTGTGAGAGGTGTTATGTTCTTTGGTATACCAAAAGAGAAAGACGCATGTGGTACAGGCGCATTTATTGATGATGGAATTATTCAACAAGCAACACGATTATCAAAATCAAAATTCCCTGATTTATTAGTTGTTGCAGATACATGCTTATGTGAATACACAGATCATGGTCATTGTGGTGTGATTGATGAGCATACGCATGATGTTGATAATGATCAATCATTAGAATTACTTGTTAAGACTGCAGTATCACAAGCTAATGCAGGTGCAGATATAATCGCGCCAAGTAATATGATGGATGGTTTTGTTGCTGAAATTAGAAATGGTCTTGACCTAGCAGGATTTAAAAACATTCCAATTATGAGTTACGGTATTAAATATGCATCTAGTTTCTATGGTCCATTTAGAGAAGCTGCAGATGGTGCGCCTTCATTTGGTGACCGCAAGACGTATCAAATGGATCCAAGTAATCGTTTGGAAGCATTTAGAGAATTAGAAAGTGATATTAAAGAAGGCTGTGACATGATGATTGTTAAACCTGCTTTAAGTTACTTAGATATTATTAGAGATGTTCGTAATAGAACAGATATGCCAGTCGTTGCATATAATGTAAGTGGCGAGTATAGCATGACGAAAGCTGCAGCACTAAATGGTTGGATAGATGAAGAGAAAATCGTAATGGAACAAATGACATCTATGAAACGTGCAGGCGCAGATATGATTATTACTTACTTCGCTAAAGATATTTGTAAATATTTAGATAAAGGAGCAAATTAA
- the hemL gene encoding glutamate-1-semialdehyde 2,1-aminomutase translates to MTRYQQSIEAYKDAVDLMPGGVNSPVRAFKSVDTPPIFMDHGKGSKIYDMDGNEYIDYVLSWGPLILGHTHEKVKAALHEAVDKGTSFGASTELENKMAQLVIDRVPSIEMVRMVSSGTEATLAALRLARGFTGKNKILKFEGCYHGHSDSLLIKAGSGVATLGLPDSPGVPEGTAKNTVTVPYNDIEAVKVAFEHFGDDIAGVIVEPVAGNMGVVPPVEGFLEGLREITQSYDSLLIFDEVMTGFRVGYNCAQGYFGVTPDLTCLGKVIGGGLPVGAFGGRRDIMEEIAPVGNVYQAGTLSGNPLAMTSGYATLNELTEDTYTYFNELGDILEAGLKEVFAKHNVPITVNRAGSMIGYFLNEGPVTNFDQANASDLEMFSQMYREMAKEGVFLPPSQFEGTFLSTAHTKEDIEKTIQAFDSALSRIAK, encoded by the coding sequence ATGACTAGATATCAACAATCCATTGAAGCATACAAAGATGCAGTAGATTTAATGCCAGGCGGTGTAAACAGTCCAGTACGTGCATTTAAATCAGTAGATACACCACCTATATTTATGGATCATGGTAAAGGATCTAAGATATACGATATGGATGGTAATGAATATATTGATTATGTACTAAGTTGGGGGCCACTTATTTTAGGTCACACGCATGAAAAAGTTAAAGCTGCATTGCATGAAGCGGTAGATAAAGGAACTTCATTTGGTGCGTCAACAGAATTAGAGAACAAAATGGCGCAACTTGTAATCGATCGCGTGCCATCAATTGAAATGGTGAGAATGGTATCTTCAGGTACTGAAGCGACATTAGCTGCTTTAAGACTAGCAAGAGGATTTACTGGTAAAAATAAAATATTAAAATTTGAAGGTTGTTATCACGGACATAGTGATTCACTTCTAATTAAAGCTGGTTCTGGTGTTGCGACTTTAGGCTTACCAGATTCACCTGGTGTTCCTGAAGGTACAGCTAAGAACACTGTAACTGTACCTTATAACGATATTGAAGCGGTAAAAGTAGCTTTTGAACATTTTGGAGATGATATTGCAGGAGTCATCGTTGAACCAGTTGCTGGGAATATGGGTGTTGTACCACCCGTAGAAGGTTTCTTAGAAGGATTACGTGAAATTACACAATCATATGATTCATTATTAATATTTGATGAGGTTATGACAGGATTTAGAGTCGGTTACAATTGTGCGCAAGGTTATTTCGGTGTTACACCAGATTTAACATGTCTAGGTAAAGTAATCGGCGGTGGTCTTCCAGTAGGTGCCTTTGGTGGACGTAGAGATATTATGGAAGAAATCGCGCCAGTAGGTAATGTATATCAAGCAGGTACTTTATCTGGTAATCCATTAGCAATGACGAGTGGTTATGCAACATTAAATGAACTCACTGAAGACACTTATACTTACTTTAATGAATTAGGAGATATTCTTGAAGCAGGTTTGAAAGAAGTTTTCGCTAAACACAATGTGCCAATTACAGTGAATCGTGCGGGATCAATGATAGGCTATTTCTTAAATGAAGGTCCAGTAACAAACTTTGATCAAGCAAATGCATCTGATTTAGAAATGTTTAGTCAAATGTACAGAGAAATGGCTAAAGAAGGCGTATTCTTACCACCATCCCAATTTGAAGGGACATTCTTATCTACAGCACATACGAAAGAAGATATTGAAAAAACAATTCAAGCATTTGATTCAGCGCTTTCAAGAATTGCTAAATAG
- a CDS encoding AbrB family transcriptional regulator — MNRNRINIISVCLLAIILGLILQSIHMILPWLFGPIFASVIMIKLLKRKIIWPTWLGNAGLIILGIQMGSTFTPHVLNDIKEEWLQIVLMSVLIIGIALLVSIVFKKIANVTFETALLSAIPGALSQMIVMAEENKKADILIVTLTQTSRIMFVVIIVPIISSIFGDHDSQSSHITTAPSVFDVLNIPGFLILIIGITVLYLLFYKIKFPVPQLLAPIFILLTWNLYTGQVFTLDYPLIIVAQILFGVRIGVQISNLINELNKKIIVAIAFQNVALIMGAFILVFIFNLFIDYNINDLFLSAAPGGMAQIIVVALETGGDVAMISSYHIFRIFFILLIIAPLIKIFLTNKSKKYRN; from the coding sequence ATGAATAGAAATAGAATAAATATTATAAGCGTCTGTTTACTTGCAATTATTTTAGGCTTAATTCTGCAAAGTATTCATATGATTTTACCGTGGTTATTTGGACCAATCTTTGCAAGTGTCATAATGATTAAATTGTTGAAAAGAAAAATTATTTGGCCAACTTGGTTAGGTAATGCAGGTTTAATCATATTAGGTATTCAAATGGGGTCGACTTTTACGCCTCATGTACTAAATGACATAAAGGAAGAATGGTTACAAATTGTTTTAATGTCAGTATTAATTATTGGCATTGCTTTACTTGTTTCGATTGTATTTAAAAAAATTGCAAATGTTACCTTTGAAACGGCATTGTTAAGTGCGATTCCTGGGGCATTAAGTCAAATGATTGTTATGGCCGAAGAAAACAAAAAAGCTGACATCTTAATTGTGACATTGACACAAACTTCTAGAATAATGTTTGTTGTCATTATTGTTCCAATCATTTCTTCAATCTTTGGAGATCATGATTCACAATCTAGTCATATTACGACAGCACCATCTGTATTTGATGTGTTAAATATACCAGGATTTTTAATATTAATTATTGGAATAACAGTGCTGTACTTATTATTTTATAAAATAAAATTCCCAGTTCCACAATTGTTAGCACCAATCTTTATTTTGTTGACTTGGAATTTATATACTGGACAAGTATTTACATTAGATTATCCATTGATTATCGTTGCGCAAATATTATTTGGCGTTAGAATAGGTGTTCAAATTTCAAATTTAATTAATGAACTCAATAAGAAAATTATTGTCGCCATTGCATTTCAAAATGTTGCATTAATCATGGGTGCCTTCATTCTCGTGTTTATTTTCAATTTGTTTATTGATTATAATATTAATGACTTATTTTTAAGCGCAGCACCTGGAGGTATGGCACAAATTATTGTTGTAGCATTAGAAACTGGTGGCGATGTCGCTATGATTTCAAGTTATCATATTTTTAGGATATTTTTCATATTATTAATTATCGCACCGTTAATTAAAATATTTTTAACAAACAAATCAAAAAAATATAGAAATTAA
- a CDS encoding valine--tRNA ligase → MEMEPKYNPKAVEEGRYNQWLEKGYFKPSENKEKETYTIVIPPPNVTGKLHLGHAWDTTLQDILTRMKRMQGYDTLYLPGMDHAGIATQAKVEGKLREQGLTRQDLGREKFLEQAWSWKEEYADFIRAQWAKLGLGLDYSRERFTLDDGLSAAVKKVFVDMYNKGLIYRGERIINWDPQTKTAISDIEVIHEDITGHFYHIKYPFKDEEGSIEIATTRPETMLGDTAIVVNPNDDRYKDIIGKSVILPILGRELPIIGDEYVDIEFGSGAMKVTPAHDPNDFEIGERHNLEKINVMNEDGTMNELAGKYNGLDRFECRKQLIEDLKETGELIKIEEHEHSVGHSERSGAVVEPYLSTQWFVKMEPLAKRALDNQDTDERINFVPDRFEGTFNRWMENIRDWTISRQLWWGHQIPAWYHNETGEIYVGEEAPADSENWTQDADVLDTWFSSALWPFSTLGWPDVDNEDFKRYYPTNALVTGYDIIFFWVARMIFQGLEFTDQKPFNDVLLHGLVRAEDGRKMSKSLGNGVDPMDVIDEYGADSLRYFLATGSSPGHDLRYSTEKVESVWNFINKIWNASRFSIMNIGESFKYEDIDLSGEKSVADEWILTRLNETIANVTELSEKYEFGEVGRVLYNFIWDEFCDWYIEMSKIPMNGEDETKKQMTRSVLSYTLDQTMRMLHPFMPFVTEHIWQSLPHEGETIVQASWPEVKPELSNENSKVSMQLLVEIIKSVRQARREVNTPMSKEVPIHIEAKDETVKAQLIENKDYLTRFCNPSELIIDTTIEIPEKAMTDVVFGATVVLPLEGLIDMDKEIERLEQELGKWQKELDRVNKKLSNEKFVAKAPEKVINEEKEKKVNYQEKYDGVLARIEQLKG, encoded by the coding sequence ATGGAAATGGAACCTAAATATAACCCTAAAGCGGTTGAAGAAGGTCGATACAATCAATGGTTAGAAAAAGGATATTTTAAACCAAGTGAGAATAAAGAGAAAGAAACATATACGATTGTTATTCCACCACCAAATGTAACGGGTAAATTACATTTAGGTCATGCTTGGGATACAACGTTACAAGATATATTAACAAGAATGAAGCGTATGCAAGGTTATGATACTTTATACTTACCAGGTATGGATCACGCGGGAATTGCAACACAAGCTAAAGTAGAAGGTAAATTAAGAGAACAAGGACTAACTAGACAAGATTTAGGACGTGAAAAATTCCTTGAACAAGCATGGTCTTGGAAAGAAGAATATGCTGATTTCATTCGTGCACAATGGGCTAAATTAGGTTTAGGTCTAGACTATAGCCGTGAAAGATTCACTTTAGATGATGGTCTTTCAGCAGCAGTTAAAAAAGTATTCGTAGATATGTATAATAAAGGGCTCATTTATCGTGGGGAACGCATAATAAATTGGGATCCTCAAACAAAAACAGCTATTTCTGATATTGAAGTAATTCATGAAGATATTACTGGTCATTTTTATCATATTAAATATCCATTTAAAGATGAAGAAGGTTCAATTGAAATTGCAACTACAAGACCTGAAACAATGTTAGGTGATACGGCTATCGTTGTGAATCCAAATGATGATAGATATAAAGATATCATTGGTAAATCAGTTATATTACCAATTTTAGGTCGCGAATTACCGATTATAGGTGATGAGTATGTAGATATTGAATTTGGTAGTGGTGCAATGAAAGTTACGCCTGCACATGATCCTAATGACTTTGAAATCGGTGAACGACATAACTTAGAAAAAATTAACGTTATGAATGAAGATGGCACTATGAATGAACTTGCTGGTAAATATAATGGCTTAGATCGTTTTGAATGTCGTAAGCAATTAATTGAAGATTTAAAAGAAACTGGCGAATTAATTAAAATTGAAGAGCATGAACACTCTGTTGGTCACTCTGAAAGAAGTGGCGCTGTTGTTGAACCGTATTTATCTACACAATGGTTTGTTAAAATGGAACCTTTAGCGAAACGTGCACTTGATAATCAAGATACTGATGAAAGAATTAATTTTGTACCAGACCGTTTTGAAGGTACGTTTAATAGATGGATGGAAAACATTCGTGACTGGACAATATCTAGACAATTATGGTGGGGTCATCAAATTCCTGCTTGGTACCATAATGAAACTGGTGAAATTTATGTTGGCGAAGAAGCACCAGCAGATTCAGAAAACTGGACGCAAGATGCTGATGTATTAGACACTTGGTTTAGTTCTGCATTATGGCCGTTTTCAACATTAGGTTGGCCGGATGTAGATAACGAAGATTTCAAACGTTATTATCCAACAAATGCATTAGTAACTGGCTATGATATTATATTCTTCTGGGTAGCTAGAATGATATTCCAAGGTCTAGAATTTACTGATCAAAAACCATTTAACGATGTACTTTTACACGGTTTAGTAAGAGCTGAAGATGGTAGAAAAATGAGTAAATCATTAGGTAATGGTGTAGACCCAATGGACGTAATAGATGAGTACGGTGCAGATAGCTTGAGATACTTCTTAGCTACTGGATCATCACCAGGACACGATTTAAGATATTCGACTGAAAAAGTAGAATCTGTTTGGAACTTCATTAATAAAATTTGGAATGCATCTCGTTTCAGTATTATGAATATTGGAGAATCTTTCAAATATGAAGATATAGACTTATCAGGAGAAAAATCAGTTGCAGATGAGTGGATTTTAACAAGATTAAATGAAACAATCGCAAATGTAACAGAGCTAAGTGAAAAATATGAATTTGGTGAAGTAGGTAGAGTACTTTACAACTTTATCTGGGATGAATTCTGTGATTGGTATATTGAAATGAGTAAGATACCAATGAACGGTGAAGATGAAACTAAAAAACAAATGACACGTTCAGTACTTTCGTATACATTAGATCAAACAATGAGAATGTTACATCCATTTATGCCTTTCGTAACTGAACATATTTGGCAATCACTTCCACATGAAGGTGAAACAATCGTTCAAGCTTCATGGCCAGAAGTTAAACCTGAATTGTCTAATGAGAATAGTAAAGTATCAATGCAACTTCTAGTTGAAATCATTAAATCAGTAAGACAAGCAAGACGTGAAGTAAATACACCAATGTCTAAAGAAGTGCCTATTCATATTGAAGCTAAAGATGAAACAGTAAAAGCACAACTTATTGAAAACAAAGATTACTTAACTCGTTTCTGTAACCCAAGTGAGTTAATCATCGATACGACAATAGAAATTCCTGAAAAAGCTATGACTGACGTTGTATTTGGTGCGACAGTTGTGTTACCTCTTGAAGGTTTAATTGATATGGATAAAGAGATTGAAAGATTAGAACAAGAATTAGGTAAATGGCAAAAAGAATTAGATCGTGTAAATAAAAAATTGAGCAATGAGAAATTTGTTGCTAAAGCGCCTGAAAAAGTAATTAACGAAGAGAAAGAGAAGAAAGTTAATTATCAAGAAAAATATGATGGCGTATTAGCTCGAATTGAACAATTGAAAGGCTAG